One Natrinema marinum genomic window carries:
- the folP gene encoding dihydropteroate synthase, whose translation MHNVDAAGLGIGDDHPPRIMGVLNVSEESPYDPSVYDDPGEAARYVDEELIGEGADIVDVGLESANKRFDVLSAEEELERLHIALETIESVSGDAVFSIETRYAAVADEALSQGFDMVNDICGFADPAMPTVCEDHDAAVAKMASPPDLERPGAIEETDWTSRKSAEWAANADYVDGVYEALKQNGLTDKTILDPAFGGWSEAQTLEDDRETFRRLREFRALGRPVLVSINRKNFLGEIADRETDERLPVSLAATSMAVERGAHVIRTHDVAETRDAALIGSAFTERSSAATDGVSISQLDVHSSREFRSHLRERGVDPSFADDWQAQLIELEGVDADAGERLASLAAEHGAVVQSGSDSRLLLMGSTTAVSAFAGRLSDENDTFGPLGEKLSGVLR comes from the coding sequence ATGCACAACGTCGACGCCGCCGGCCTGGGGATCGGGGACGACCACCCGCCCCGGATCATGGGCGTGTTGAACGTCAGCGAGGAGTCGCCGTACGATCCCAGCGTCTACGACGACCCCGGCGAGGCGGCCCGGTACGTCGACGAGGAGCTAATCGGCGAGGGGGCCGACATCGTCGACGTGGGCCTCGAGTCGGCTAACAAGCGCTTCGACGTGCTCTCGGCCGAGGAGGAACTCGAGCGACTACATATCGCGCTCGAAACCATCGAGAGCGTCTCCGGCGACGCGGTCTTCTCGATCGAGACGCGCTACGCCGCGGTGGCCGACGAGGCACTTTCACAGGGGTTCGACATGGTCAACGACATCTGTGGCTTTGCCGACCCCGCGATGCCGACCGTCTGCGAGGACCACGACGCCGCGGTCGCGAAGATGGCGAGCCCGCCGGATCTGGAGCGACCGGGGGCCATCGAGGAAACCGACTGGACGAGCCGGAAGTCGGCGGAATGGGCCGCGAACGCGGACTACGTCGATGGGGTCTACGAGGCGTTGAAGCAGAACGGGCTGACCGACAAGACGATCCTCGACCCGGCCTTCGGCGGCTGGAGCGAGGCCCAGACGCTCGAGGACGACCGCGAGACGTTCCGCCGGCTCCGTGAGTTCCGCGCGCTGGGCCGGCCGGTGCTGGTCTCGATCAACCGGAAGAACTTCCTCGGCGAGATCGCGGACCGCGAGACCGACGAGCGACTGCCGGTCAGCCTCGCCGCGACGTCGATGGCCGTCGAGCGCGGCGCACACGTGATCCGGACCCACGACGTGGCCGAGACGCGCGACGCGGCCCTGATCGGGTCGGCCTTTACCGAACGCTCGAGTGCCGCCACGGACGGCGTGTCGATCTCGCAACTCGACGTTCACTCGAGCCGGGAGTTCCGGTCCCACCTTCGGGAGCGCGGCGTCGATCCGTCGTTCGCCGACGACTGGCAGGCCCAGCTTATCGAACTCGAGGGGGTTGACGCCGACGCGGGCGAACGGCTGGCGTCGCTCGCGGCCGAGCACGGCGCGGTCGTCCAGTCCGGCTCCGACAGCCGGCTCCTGTTGATGGGTTCGACGACGGCCGTTTCTGCTTTTGCAGGCCGTTTGTCCGACGAAAACGACACTTTTGGTCCTCTCGGCGAGAAGCTGTCAGGGGTACTGCGTTAA
- a CDS encoding 6-hydroxymethylpterin diphosphokinase MptE-like protein has product MEFDEWEPVYEAILRDFGYDRAGDERGRDLLASFLESSFDSADLTAVPDATVAVAGAGPSLERERDLERAREADAVVAASTAVDTLAAHRIEVDCMVTDLDKNPETVTRLTESGVPVAVHAHGDNLEAIRAVVPNCDHRYVLPTTQAEPTAAVRNFGGFTDGDRAAFLADHLGAARLAFVGWDVDDPSVDPTKARKLEWAERLLYWLESRRGERFAVLDGRRDAIETGALPLE; this is encoded by the coding sequence ATGGAGTTCGACGAGTGGGAGCCCGTCTACGAAGCGATCCTGCGCGACTTCGGCTACGACCGCGCCGGCGACGAGCGGGGACGCGACCTTCTGGCGTCGTTCCTCGAGTCGTCGTTCGACTCCGCCGATCTCACGGCCGTCCCCGACGCGACCGTCGCCGTGGCGGGTGCCGGCCCGTCGCTCGAGCGCGAACGGGACCTCGAGCGAGCGCGTGAGGCCGACGCCGTCGTCGCCGCGTCGACCGCGGTCGATACCCTCGCGGCACACCGTATCGAGGTCGACTGCATGGTGACGGACCTCGATAAGAACCCCGAAACCGTCACACGGCTCACCGAATCCGGGGTTCCGGTCGCGGTCCACGCCCACGGCGACAACCTCGAGGCGATCCGCGCGGTCGTCCCGAACTGCGACCACCGGTACGTCCTGCCGACGACCCAGGCCGAGCCGACGGCCGCGGTCCGGAATTTCGGTGGCTTCACCGACGGCGATCGTGCGGCGTTCCTCGCCGACCACCTCGGCGCAGCCCGCCTCGCGTTCGTGGGCTGGGACGTCGACGATCCGTCGGTCGATCCGACGAAAGCCCGCAAACTCGAGTGGGCCGAACGGCTCCTCTACTGGCTCGAGTCGCGCCGCGGCGAGCGCTTCGCCGTGCTCGACGGCCGGCGGGATGCGATCGAGACCGGGGCGCTCCCGCTCGAGTAG
- a CDS encoding tubulin/FtsZ family protein — MKLALIGFGQAGGKVVDEFLAFDDRIDGGFVEAAIAVNSATTDLKGLEHVPRENRVLIGQARVKGHGVGADNELGAEVAEEDIDEIQHAIDRVPVHELDAFLVVAGMGGGTGSGGAPVLAKHLKRIYTQPVYGLGILPGTDEGGIYTLNAARSFQTFVDEVDNLLVFDNDAWRSAGESVEMGYDRINREIVERFGLLFAAGEVRQGDHVAESVVDSSEIINTLSNGISTVGYASETVDTDDGFLSSLTGGDDFDEGAATNRMTSLIRKGTLGRLTLPCDVGSADRGLVVATGPPKHLSRKGIEHGRQWLEDETGSMEIRGGDYPIPDRDEVGMIVLLSGVTDVPRIDQLQQVAIEAQETTAEVQASAEEEFSSLMDTGDELDALF, encoded by the coding sequence ATGAAACTCGCACTTATCGGCTTCGGTCAGGCAGGTGGGAAGGTAGTCGACGAGTTCCTGGCGTTCGACGATCGGATCGACGGCGGCTTCGTCGAGGCGGCGATTGCGGTCAACTCGGCGACGACGGATCTCAAGGGACTCGAGCACGTACCGCGGGAGAACCGCGTCCTCATCGGACAGGCCCGCGTGAAGGGTCACGGCGTCGGTGCGGACAACGAACTCGGCGCAGAGGTCGCCGAAGAGGATATCGACGAGATCCAACACGCAATCGACCGGGTGCCGGTTCACGAGCTCGATGCGTTCCTGGTCGTCGCGGGGATGGGCGGCGGAACCGGCTCCGGCGGCGCGCCCGTTCTCGCGAAACACTTGAAGCGGATCTACACGCAGCCCGTCTACGGACTGGGCATCCTCCCCGGCACGGACGAGGGCGGCATCTACACGCTCAACGCGGCGCGATCGTTCCAGACGTTCGTGGACGAAGTCGACAACCTGCTCGTCTTCGACAACGACGCCTGGCGCAGCGCCGGCGAATCCGTCGAGATGGGGTACGACCGAATCAACCGGGAGATCGTCGAACGGTTCGGCCTCCTGTTCGCCGCCGGCGAGGTCAGACAGGGTGACCACGTCGCCGAGAGCGTCGTCGACTCCTCGGAGATCATCAACACCCTCTCGAACGGCATCTCGACGGTCGGCTACGCCAGCGAGACGGTCGACACCGACGACGGGTTCCTCTCCTCGCTGACCGGCGGCGACGACTTCGACGAGGGCGCCGCCACCAACCGAATGACCAGTCTCATCCGCAAGGGAACCCTCGGCCGGCTCACCCTCCCCTGTGATGTCGGCAGCGCCGACCGCGGGCTCGTCGTCGCCACCGGCCCGCCGAAACACCTCAGCCGCAAGGGCATCGAACACGGTCGCCAGTGGCTCGAGGACGAGACCGGCAGCATGGAGATCCGCGGCGGCGATTACCCGATTCCGGACCGCGACGAGGTCGGGATGATCGTCCTGCTCTCGGGCGTGACGGACGTGCCGCGAATCGACCAGCTCCAGCAGGTCGCCATCGAGGCTCAGGAGACGACCGCGGAGGTACAGGCCAGCGCCGAGGAGGAGTTTTCCTCGCTGATGGACACCGGCGACGAACTCGACGCGCTCTTCTGA
- a CDS encoding cryptochrome/photolyase family protein, translated as MIVHWHRRDLRTSDNRGLARAAASDDPVVPLFVLDPTVLEHASPVRVACLLEALSDLRARYRDLGSDLVLAEGEASGAVPEVAAAYDADRVVWSEDYSGLAQDRDRAVRAALEDDGVAAESVHDAIHHEPGSITPNQGDHYSVFSYFWKKWRDREKRTPADEPDGDELADVTGESLPSLADLGFDEPEPTPPTVTTAAARDRLEAFCSGPIYRYAEERDYPATDGTSRLSPHLKWGTIGPRELYAATERAAEQAESDADRESVRAFQRQLAWREFYAHVLAFNPETVTQNFSGYAEPIEWRDEQDALEAWQAGETGYPIVDAGMRQLRAEGWMHNRVRMLVASFLTKDLLLDWREGYAWFRRMLADHDTANDVGGWQWAASTGTDAQPYFRVFNPMKQGREYDPDAEYIREYVPELADATADEIHGWHDLEAAARDRIAPAYPAPIVDHAERRERAIETFERARGESSE; from the coding sequence GTGATCGTTCACTGGCACCGCCGGGACCTCCGGACGAGCGACAACCGCGGCCTCGCCCGCGCCGCGGCGTCCGACGACCCCGTCGTCCCGCTGTTCGTCCTCGACCCGACCGTCCTCGAGCACGCCTCGCCGGTCAGGGTCGCGTGTCTGCTCGAGGCGCTCTCCGACCTCCGGGCGCGGTATCGGGACCTGGGGAGCGACCTCGTGCTCGCCGAGGGCGAAGCGAGCGGGGCGGTCCCCGAGGTCGCGGCGGCCTACGACGCCGACCGAGTCGTCTGGAGCGAAGACTACAGCGGTCTCGCACAGGACCGCGACCGGGCAGTTCGCGCGGCGCTCGAGGACGACGGCGTCGCGGCCGAGTCGGTCCACGACGCGATCCACCACGAACCGGGGTCGATCACGCCGAACCAGGGCGACCACTACTCGGTGTTCTCTTACTTCTGGAAGAAGTGGCGCGACCGCGAGAAGCGAACGCCGGCCGACGAACCCGACGGCGACGAGCTCGCAGACGTGACGGGCGAGTCGCTCCCGTCGCTCGCGGACCTCGGGTTCGACGAGCCCGAACCCACGCCCCCGACGGTGACGACGGCGGCGGCTCGAGACCGTCTCGAGGCGTTTTGTTCGGGCCCGATCTACCGCTACGCCGAGGAGCGCGACTACCCCGCGACCGACGGGACCTCGCGGCTCTCGCCGCACCTCAAGTGGGGGACGATCGGGCCGCGCGAGTTATACGCGGCGACCGAGCGGGCGGCCGAGCAGGCGGAGAGTGACGCGGACCGCGAGAGCGTGCGGGCATTTCAGCGCCAACTCGCCTGGCGCGAGTTCTACGCGCACGTCCTCGCGTTCAATCCCGAGACGGTCACCCAGAACTTCAGCGGCTACGCCGAGCCGATCGAATGGCGCGACGAACAAGACGCCCTCGAGGCCTGGCAGGCCGGCGAGACGGGATACCCGATCGTCGACGCGGGGATGCGCCAGCTCCGCGCGGAGGGATGGATGCACAACCGGGTGCGGATGCTCGTCGCCTCCTTCCTCACGAAAGACCTGCTGCTCGACTGGCGTGAGGGGTACGCCTGGTTCCGGCGGATGCTCGCGGATCACGATACGGCAAACGATGTCGGCGGCTGGCAGTGGGCCGCCTCGACGGGCACCGACGCCCAGCCGTACTTTCGGGTGTTCAACCCGATGAAACAGGGCCGCGAGTACGATCCGGACGCCGAGTACATCCGCGAGTACGTCCCCGAACTCGCCGACGCCACGGCCGACGAGATCCACGGCTGGCACGACCTCGAGGCGGCGGCTCGAGACCGGATCGCACCCGCGTACCCGGCCCCGATCGTCGATCACGCCGAACGGCGAGAGCGGGCGATCGAGACGTTCGAACGGGCACGCGGTGAGTCGTCGGAGTGA
- a CDS encoding HalOD1 output domain-containing protein: MSAPDKLSSPDGEVPPTQAIIETIATHEGVDATEVEPPAYDPLFTVVNPEALDELFQTTAGTTSTAVVRLEYEGYEVVVRQGGDVVVRERSRDDSVDGPGPIEE; this comes from the coding sequence ATGTCCGCTCCGGACAAACTGTCGTCGCCCGATGGCGAGGTACCGCCTACCCAAGCCATCATCGAGACGATCGCCACACACGAGGGCGTCGACGCTACCGAGGTCGAGCCCCCGGCGTACGACCCGCTGTTTACCGTCGTCAACCCGGAGGCGCTCGACGAACTGTTCCAGACCACCGCCGGCACGACCAGCACCGCGGTGGTACGCCTCGAGTACGAGGGGTACGAGGTCGTCGTCCGGCAGGGCGGCGACGTGGTCGTCCGCGAGCGCTCTCGCGACGACTCCGTCGACGGCCCCGGACCGATCGAGGAGTAG
- a CDS encoding sugar phosphate isomerase/epimerase family protein, with translation MEIGVHTPPLADEPLESALPYLHDLGVGAIEPGVGGHPGQDHLTRSEYLDDESEQAELRDLLAEYDMRISALATHNNPLHPDGERADEADTELREAIRLAGQLEVDAVTCFSGLPAGSPNDETPNWITAPWPPQHAEALEYQWEQAVEYWDEIADHAADHEVDVAIEMHPNMLIYEPHGMARLREETGDRIGANVDPSHLYWQGITITDAIRYLGERDAIHHVHAKDTRIYDAQAREKGVLDTTPYDDEPNRSWLFRSVGYGHGEAHWKDIVSTLRMVDYDGALSIEHEDSLTSSREGLEKAIDLLKRAVFETQPGEAYWAE, from the coding sequence ATGGAGATCGGCGTTCACACCCCGCCGCTGGCCGACGAACCGCTCGAGAGCGCGCTCCCCTATCTCCACGACCTCGGCGTGGGCGCGATCGAACCGGGCGTCGGCGGCCATCCGGGCCAAGACCACCTCACCCGCTCCGAGTATCTCGACGACGAGAGCGAACAGGCCGAACTGCGCGATCTGCTCGCAGAGTACGACATGCGGATCAGCGCGCTCGCGACCCACAACAATCCCCTCCACCCCGACGGCGAACGCGCCGACGAAGCCGACACCGAACTCCGTGAGGCGATCCGGCTGGCCGGGCAACTCGAGGTCGACGCCGTCACCTGCTTTTCGGGACTCCCCGCGGGCAGTCCGAACGACGAGACGCCGAACTGGATCACCGCGCCCTGGCCGCCCCAACACGCCGAGGCCCTCGAGTACCAGTGGGAGCAGGCGGTCGAGTACTGGGACGAGATCGCCGACCACGCCGCCGACCACGAGGTCGACGTGGCGATCGAGATGCACCCGAACATGCTGATCTACGAGCCCCACGGTATGGCGCGGCTGCGCGAGGAGACCGGCGATCGGATCGGCGCGAACGTCGATCCCTCGCATCTCTACTGGCAGGGGATCACGATCACCGACGCGATCCGATATCTGGGCGAACGCGATGCCATCCACCACGTCCACGCCAAAGACACCCGAATCTACGACGCGCAAGCGCGCGAGAAAGGCGTCCTCGATACGACGCCGTACGACGACGAGCCGAACCGCTCGTGGCTCTTTCGCTCCGTCGGATACGGGCACGGGGAAGCCCACTGGAAGGACATCGTCTCGACGCTCCGGATGGTCGACTACGACGGCGCGTTGAGCATCGAGCACGAGGACTCATTGACCAGTTCTCGAGAAGGCCTCGAGAAGGCGATCGATCTGCTCAAGCGAGCCGTCTTCGAGACCCAGCCCGGAGAGGCGTACTGGGCCGAGTGA
- a CDS encoding DUF7127 family protein, translated as METPSELQSVAGSQDEITISNREYDDECLIAVDFGPISGESSVDVVGGTAIVTVDERQFEFDLPPDATDITLNRGVLTING; from the coding sequence ATGGAAACGCCATCCGAACTGCAAAGCGTCGCCGGCAGCCAAGATGAGATCACCATCAGCAACCGGGAGTACGACGACGAGTGCCTCATCGCCGTCGATTTCGGCCCGATCAGCGGCGAGTCGTCGGTCGACGTCGTCGGGGGAACGGCGATCGTCACCGTCGACGAGCGACAGTTCGAGTTCGATTTGCCGCCCGACGCGACCGACATCACCCTCAACCGCGGCGTGCTGACGATCAACGGCTGA
- a CDS encoding Gfo/Idh/MocA family protein, translating into MTVDRSDIEAGIVGLGNIGQYHAERLVDLGVTLAGGMDVAADARTRFARRYDVDVYDDHHELYDTVDAVIITTPNKYHEEYAVDAFERNLHVLLEKPLGHSIDSAERIAESAAASDGYAMVGFNNRFANTVQIVKNRIDRGNLGDISHVEANYVRRRGIPGRGSWFTRRQIAGGGALIDLGVHAIDLALYLLDYPEVTEVNGVTRSEFGSREEYAYLDMWAEDAGPEGFDVDDSASAFIRCAGNRTISLEVAWATNRPATHEFVARGTDAAARFDLLEGDLSIYSASKIGPDHLEDTSIETNQNDTHTDEQRAFFDRIVGSGGPHNSVEEALAVQRVIDAIYRSSEEGGTIEIDG; encoded by the coding sequence ATGACAGTTGATCGATCCGACATCGAAGCCGGCATCGTTGGCCTGGGAAACATCGGCCAGTACCACGCCGAGCGGCTCGTCGACCTCGGGGTGACGCTCGCTGGCGGCATGGATGTCGCCGCCGACGCGCGGACGCGCTTCGCCAGGCGGTACGACGTCGACGTCTACGACGACCACCATGAGCTGTACGACACCGTCGACGCCGTCATCATCACGACGCCGAACAAGTATCACGAGGAGTACGCGGTTGACGCCTTCGAGCGGAATCTTCACGTCCTGCTCGAGAAGCCCCTGGGCCACTCGATCGACAGCGCCGAGCGGATCGCAGAGTCGGCAGCAGCGTCCGATGGCTACGCCATGGTGGGGTTCAACAATCGGTTCGCCAACACCGTCCAAATTGTAAAGAATCGGATCGATCGGGGGAACCTTGGTGATATCTCCCACGTCGAAGCCAACTACGTCCGTCGGCGCGGCATTCCGGGACGGGGCTCGTGGTTTACCCGTCGGCAGATCGCCGGTGGCGGCGCGCTCATCGACCTCGGCGTCCACGCGATCGACCTCGCGCTGTACCTCCTGGATTATCCCGAGGTCACGGAGGTCAACGGGGTCACCCGCAGCGAGTTCGGCTCCCGAGAGGAGTACGCCTATCTCGATATGTGGGCAGAGGACGCGGGGCCGGAAGGGTTCGACGTCGACGACTCCGCCAGCGCCTTCATCCGCTGTGCGGGAAACCGAACGATCTCCCTCGAGGTCGCGTGGGCGACCAACCGCCCGGCGACCCACGAGTTCGTCGCCCGCGGGACGGACGCGGCCGCCCGATTCGACCTCCTTGAGGGTGATCTCTCGATCTACTCGGCGAGCAAGATCGGTCCGGACCACCTCGAAGATACGAGCATCGAGACGAATCAGAACGACACGCACACGGACGAACAACGGGCGTTTTTCGATCGAATCGTCGGTTCGGGTGGGCCGCACAACAGCGTCGAGGAGGCGCTTGCGGTCCAGCGGGTGATCGACGCCATCTACCGCTCGAGCGAGGAGGGCGGAACGATCGAGATCGACGGCTGA
- a CDS encoding ABC transporter ATP-binding protein, with the protein MARVRLENITKRYEDVTAVDDVSMDIEDGEFVTFVGPSGCGKSTTMETVAGLTQPTSGQVYIGDDDVTDLAPKDRGVAMVFQNIALFPHMDVYENISFGLRLRKYDDEEIRRRVEEAASIVQLEGMLDRMPDELSGGQQQRVAIARAIVRNPDVFLMDEPLANLDAKLRVHMRTELQRLHRELDTTIIYVTHDQAEAMTMSNRIAVLNDGQLQQLAPPLVCYNEPANLFVAGFIGSPSMNLVEGELAENALETANFTVDLDPTQVPKVAAGDAVTLGIRPEDVHLVRAAETLAAPTDRIGARTDVLEPMGDEVFVYLLLSEAAGGSMEEDPATSSDQLLMSVTPDTDIEANQDVEVVLDRSKIHLFETATGEALVHGVTDLSGPEPGTTPTEAE; encoded by the coding sequence ATGGCACGAGTACGACTCGAGAACATCACGAAACGCTACGAAGACGTCACCGCGGTCGACGACGTGAGCATGGATATCGAAGACGGCGAGTTCGTCACCTTCGTCGGCCCGTCGGGCTGTGGAAAGTCGACGACGATGGAGACCGTCGCTGGACTGACACAGCCGACGTCGGGACAGGTCTACATCGGCGACGACGACGTGACGGACCTCGCGCCCAAGGATCGGGGTGTCGCGATGGTCTTCCAGAACATCGCGCTGTTTCCCCACATGGACGTCTACGAGAACATCTCCTTCGGGCTGCGCCTCCGGAAGTACGACGACGAGGAGATCCGCCGCCGCGTCGAGGAGGCCGCCAGCATCGTCCAACTCGAGGGGATGTTAGACCGAATGCCCGACGAGCTCTCGGGCGGCCAGCAACAGCGGGTCGCGATCGCTCGAGCGATCGTGCGCAACCCGGACGTGTTCCTGATGGACGAGCCGCTGGCGAACTTGGACGCGAAACTGCGCGTCCACATGCGGACGGAGCTCCAGCGGCTCCACCGCGAACTGGATACGACGATCATCTACGTCACCCACGACCAGGCCGAGGCGATGACGATGTCCAATCGGATCGCGGTCCTGAACGACGGCCAGCTCCAGCAGCTCGCGCCCCCGCTGGTCTGCTACAACGAACCCGCGAACCTGTTCGTCGCCGGCTTCATCGGCTCGCCGTCGATGAACCTCGTCGAGGGCGAACTCGCCGAGAACGCCCTCGAGACGGCCAACTTCACCGTCGACCTCGATCCGACGCAGGTCCCGAAGGTGGCGGCCGGCGACGCGGTGACCCTCGGCATCAGACCGGAAGACGTCCACTTGGTACGGGCGGCCGAGACGCTCGCCGCGCCGACGGACCGGATCGGCGCGCGAACCGATGTCCTCGAGCCGATGGGCGACGAGGTGTTCGTCTACCTGCTGCTCTCCGAGGCCGCGGGCGGATCGATGGAGGAGGATCCGGCCACCTCGTCCGATCAGTTGTTGATGAGCGTCACGCCCGATACGGACATCGAGGCGAACCAAGACGTAGAGGTCGTCCTCGATCGGTCGAAGATCCACCTCTTCGAGACGGCCACCGGCGAGGCGCTGGTCCACGGTGTGACCGACCTTTCGGGTCCCGAGCCCGGCACGACGCCGACGGAAGCGGAGTGA
- a CDS encoding carbohydrate ABC transporter permease codes for MTDSNDPTATDGDPVTESGPTTERESSTTDRAGPRPRGEGSASRPAATRPDGGTVLTDDRDAELDRGPLQQWVSDSISNPGRVYRAMFYVAAIFFLFTTLFPFYWLLMVALTPEGQLQDIFLTPNGFNPGAFVEVFQVIPFHIYMFNSFVIALASTIVVLVVASLAGYAFGRLEFPGRTPLMLLVLVISFFPPAAFFIPLNDLFNTSFFFLEPITGDGTLYNTPFALVTPLSAIFMPLAIFILTTFYAQIPDGLEDAARVEGTTRLGALFRVIIPLSAPGVATAGVLTFIAVYNEFFFSFLMTDGQPENWAPILDGILAYQGQYQVLYNLMAAASILGVIPVAILVVIAQEKIVSGLTAGALKE; via the coding sequence ATGACAGATAGCAACGATCCCACGGCAACCGACGGTGATCCCGTGACCGAGAGCGGACCGACGACCGAACGCGAATCGTCCACAACCGATCGCGCGGGCCCGCGCCCGCGAGGCGAGGGAAGCGCCTCCCGACCGGCCGCCACCCGACCCGACGGCGGGACGGTCCTCACCGACGATCGCGACGCCGAACTCGATCGAGGTCCGCTCCAGCAGTGGGTGTCGGACTCGATCTCCAACCCCGGCCGCGTCTACCGCGCGATGTTCTACGTCGCCGCGATTTTCTTCCTCTTTACCACGCTGTTTCCCTTCTACTGGCTCCTGATGGTGGCGCTGACGCCGGAAGGACAACTTCAGGACATCTTCCTCACGCCCAACGGCTTCAATCCGGGCGCGTTCGTCGAGGTCTTCCAGGTCATTCCGTTCCACATCTACATGTTCAACAGCTTCGTGATCGCGCTCGCCTCGACGATCGTCGTGCTGGTCGTCGCCAGCCTCGCCGGCTACGCCTTCGGCCGCCTCGAGTTCCCCGGCCGAACGCCCCTCATGTTGCTCGTGTTAGTGATCTCCTTTTTCCCGCCAGCCGCCTTCTTCATCCCGTTGAACGACCTGTTCAACACCTCGTTTTTCTTCCTCGAGCCGATCACCGGCGACGGCACCCTCTACAACACGCCCTTCGCGTTGGTGACGCCGCTGTCGGCGATCTTCATGCCGCTTGCCATCTTCATCCTCACGACGTTCTACGCCCAGATCCCGGACGGGCTCGAGGACGCCGCGCGCGTCGAGGGGACGACCCGGCTTGGCGCGCTGTTCCGGGTCATCATCCCGCTGTCGGCCCCCGGCGTCGCGACCGCGGGCGTGTTGACCTTCATTGCGGTCTACAACGAGTTCTTCTTCTCGTTCCTGATGACGGACGGCCAGCCCGAGAACTGGGCGCCGATCCTCGACGGCATCCTCGCCTATCAGGGGCAGTATCAGGTGTTGTACAACCTCATGGCCGCGGCGAGCATCCTCGGGGTGATCCCCGTCGCGATCCTCGTGGTCATCGCACAGGAAAAGATCGTCAGCGGGCTCACCGCGGGCGCACTCAAGGAATAA
- a CDS encoding carbohydrate ABC transporter permease: MGTESDDETATRSEPSTDHGALTDGGTVTGGETGRGREHERTGNAVVNWMENLSEAAYAYLLLLPAFALLTLIAFYPMIRTFIMSLRANQTRGLDPLGGFVGLENYVDIFTGNARLARQFLDVGLTSSFPFIELGTPFFQQALFVTLAFAVISVTVETVIGFGQAYVLDQEFTGRRWVRVAIILPWAVPIVIQGMIFFLLFQPTVGFGSDLMQSLGIFSGTPLANSQDAFIIILVADIWKSSAFMALLILAGLQSVDRSLYDVARVAGASPWQRFKLITLPLVMPALLVAMLFRTMDAMRVFGLIESTAGCTTVPSLSCLVVEAMFGGTRIYATAAAVAFSTALVIGAIIALYLVLFRDAEGGVT; this comes from the coding sequence ATGGGAACTGAATCCGACGACGAGACGGCGACCCGCTCCGAACCGAGTACGGACCACGGCGCGCTGACGGACGGCGGGACGGTGACCGGCGGCGAGACCGGACGCGGTCGGGAGCACGAGCGGACCGGCAACGCCGTGGTCAACTGGATGGAGAATTTGAGCGAGGCGGCCTACGCGTATCTACTCTTGTTACCGGCTTTCGCCTTGCTGACGCTGATCGCGTTCTATCCGATGATTCGGACGTTCATCATGTCGCTGCGGGCCAACCAGACGCGGGGGCTGGACCCACTGGGCGGGTTCGTCGGCCTCGAGAACTACGTCGACATCTTCACCGGGAACGCGCGGTTGGCTCGGCAGTTCCTCGACGTGGGGCTAACCTCGTCGTTCCCGTTCATCGAACTCGGCACGCCGTTCTTCCAGCAGGCGCTGTTCGTCACGCTCGCGTTCGCGGTGATCAGCGTCACCGTCGAGACGGTGATCGGCTTCGGTCAGGCCTACGTGCTCGACCAGGAGTTCACCGGACGGCGCTGGGTCCGCGTGGCGATTATCCTCCCGTGGGCGGTGCCGATCGTCATCCAGGGGATGATCTTCTTCCTGCTGTTCCAGCCGACGGTCGGCTTCGGCTCGGATCTGATGCAGAGCCTCGGCATCTTCAGCGGGACGCCGCTTGCCAACAGTCAGGACGCGTTCATCATCATCCTCGTGGCCGACATCTGGAAGTCCTCGGCGTTCATGGCCCTGCTGATTCTGGCGGGGCTCCAGAGCGTCGACCGCAGCCTGTACGACGTGGCGCGCGTAGCCGGGGCCTCGCCCTGGCAGCGGTTCAAGCTGATCACGCTGCCGCTCGTGATGCCGGCGCTGCTGGTCGCGATGCTGTTCCGAACGATGGACGCGATGCGCGTCTTCGGACTGATCGAGTCGACCGCCGGCTGTACGACCGTCCCGTCGCTGAGTTGCCTCGTCGTCGAGGCGATGTTCGGCGGGACCCGCATCTACGCGACCGCGGCGGCCGTCGCGTTCTCGACGGCGCTCGTGATCGGCGCGATCATCGCGCTGTACCTCGTCCTGTTCCGCGACGCCGAAGGAGGTGTGACCTGA